A stretch of Eubalaena glacialis isolate mEubGla1 chromosome 10, mEubGla1.1.hap2.+ XY, whole genome shotgun sequence DNA encodes these proteins:
- the LOC133099827 gene encoding LOW QUALITY PROTEIN: thimet oligopeptidase-like (The sequence of the model RefSeq protein was modified relative to this genomic sequence to represent the inferred CDS: inserted 1 base in 1 codon; deleted 1 base in 1 codon): protein MPFLENCTILGELVRLQAQKSCLLGFSTRADSVLEMNMAKTSQVVATFLDELAQKLKPLGEQERXVILELKKAECQRRGLHFDGPINTWDLHYYMNQGEETCYHEDQYLLNESFPMQVVTRGLLGISQELLGLTFDLEEGANVCHEDVRLYRVRDAASGKVSIGKFYLDLYPREGKSGHAACFGLQPGCLQQDGSRQIAIMAMVTNFTKPTPDTPSLLQHDELETYFHEFWQAMHQLRSQSRWGTGNAVPQGLQAKHIKSRQANPGLFNLRQIVLAEVDQALHMQTPTDPAQENARLCQEILGGPAMPGTHLPATFGRLAERYNAQSYGYLCSEVYSADTFHTRFKQEGVLSGKVARDYRSCILRPGGSEDAKGMVKFFLGCDPTQDAFLLSKGLQVEGCKPPAC, encoded by the exons ATGCCGTTTCTG GAGAACTGCACGATCCTCGGGGAGCTGGTGAGGTTGCAGGCCCAGAAGTCCTGCCTGCTGGGATTCAGCACGCGTGCCGACTCCGTGCTGGAGATGAACATGGCCAAGACCAGCCAGGTGGTGGCCACTTTCCTAG ATGAGCTGGCCCAGAAGCTGAAGCCCCTCGGGGAGCAGGAGC CCGTGATCCTGGAGCTAAAGAAGGCCGAGTGCCAGAGGCGGGGCCTGCACTTTGACGGGCCCATCAACACCTGGGACCTGCACTACTACATGAACCAGGGGGAGGAGACGTGCTACCACGAGGACCAGTACCTGCTCAATGAGTCCTTCCCCATGCAGGTGGTCACGCGCGGGCTGCTGGGCAtctcccaggagctgctggggctGACCTTCGACCTGGAGGAGGGCGCCAACGTGTGTCACGAAGACGTGAGGCTCTACAGGGTCCGGGATGCGGCCTCGGGCAAGGTC TCCATCGGCAAGTTCTACCTGGACCTCTACCCTcg GGAAGGGAAGTCCGGGCACGCGGCCTGCTTCGGCTTGCAGCCGGGCTGCCTGCAACAGGATGGGAGCCGCCAGATCGCCATCATGGCCATGGTGACCAACTTCACCAAGCCCACGCCCGACACGCCCTCCTTGCTGCAGCACGATGAGCTGGAGACCTACTTCCACGAGTTCTGGCAAGCGATGCACCAGCTCCGCTCCCAG TCTCGGTGGGGCACGGGAAACGCCGTCCCCCAGGGGCTGCAGGCCAAGCACATCAAGTCCCGGCAGGCCAACCCAG GCTTATTCAACCTGCGCCAGATTGTCCTGGCCGAGGTGGACCAGGCCCTGCACATGCAGACGCCCACAGACCCGGCCCAGGAGAATGCCCGCCTCTGCCAGGAGATCCTCGGGGGCCCAGCCATGCCAG GGACCCACCTGCCTGCGACCTTTGGCCGCCTGGCAGAAAGATACAACGCCCAGTCCTATGGCTACCTGTGCAGCGAGGTGTACTCCGCGGACACGTTCCACACACGCTTCAAGCAGGAGGGCGTCCTGAGTGGCAAG GTTGCCAGGGACTACAGAAGCTGCATCTTGAGGCCAGGGGGCTCCGAGGATGCCAAGGGCATGGTGAAGTTCTTCCTGGGTTGCGACCCCACGCAGGACGCATTCCTCCTGAGCAAAGGGCTGCAGGTTGAGGGCTGCAAGCCGCCGGCCTGCTGA